From Oryza brachyantha chromosome 9, ObraRS2, whole genome shotgun sequence, a single genomic window includes:
- the LOC102705840 gene encoding la-related protein 1B gives MSPAAGGAAAPTQPASAADAGAAPAPAAGITATEPDRAPPPHQANRRDPAGQAEGADPGNAAGRKTAWNVPAPLHAAAAAAAATGGGGGGIMGGGPGSWPALAESAARALPKSASSDSLKSLSDGSAPSASEDLIAPSMQPHPAANPISGVSNPTSSSPPPNATAVVTSQQNGNADQPNLARHAGGGGNSAGSISSRDGNTSDGADGKSNDGGLVGGGSGTNSRSGHGNSTNGGGVANLNNIFNSSGASSSAHDSSRRASVNNSWNNNGRSGGSNHYAGGSGDGGNRNGAVGGSFWNNNGRNGSSSNNGFGGRGGNRNRRDHERGGSFSPRNYPRQPMLPQPPQQQQPGIYQSGPFPRPPPPPPPAHFMVPQPFVPYVPHFAYTADMQGYPIYLPPVEQFQNMHLVRPPMQPIWVPQDDQNLQKDIRTQIEFYFSTNNLCHDTYLRRHMNDQGWVPIELITQFNRMRRFTYFVDTNYILDAVRGSELVEVQGNTVRRRNDWPEWLLH, from the exons ATGTCGCCGGCCgctggtggcgccgccgctccgacgCAGCCGGCGTCGGCTGCTGACGCGGGGGCCGCCcccgctccggcggcggggatCACGGCGACGGAGCCCGaccgcgcgccgcctccgcatCAGGCGAATCGGCGGGATCCAGCGGGGCAGGCGGAGGGCGCCGATCCCGGCAATGCGGCGGGGAGGAAGACGGCGTGGAACGTCCCGGCGCCGCTCCacgctgccgcggcggcggcggctgctaccggtgggggcgggggcggtATCATGGGTGGGGGCCCCGGGTCGTGGCCGGCGCTCGCGGagtcggcggcgcgcgcgttGCCCAAGTCGGCGTCGTCGGACTCGCTCAAGTCGCTCTCCGATGGCTCCGCCCCCTCCGCATCG GAGGATTTGATTGCGCCATCTATGCAACCGCATCCAGCTGCTAATCCGATCTCCGGTGTCTCAAACCCTACCTCTTCATCTCCACCTCCCAATGCTACCGCCGTGGTCACCTCGCAACAGAACGGCAACGCTGACCAGCCAAATCTAGCTCGGCACGCTGGCGGTGGTGGCAACAGTGCTGGTAGTATTAGCAGCCGTGATGGAAACACTAGCGACGGTGCTGATGGGAAGTCGAACGATGGAGGCCTTGTTGGTGGGGGAAGCGGTACCAACAGTAGGTCTGGTCATGGCAACAGCACCAATGGAGGTGGTGTTGCAAACctgaacaatattttcaatagCAGTGGCGCCAGTAGCAGTGCCCATGACAGCAGCAGAAGGGCATCTGTCAATAACAGCTGGAACAATAACGGACGCAGTGGTGGCAGCAACCATTATGCTGGTGGCAGTGGTGATGGGGGCAATAGAAATGGCGCTGTCGGAGGGAGCTTCTGGAACAATAATGGCCGAAACGGTAGTAGCAGTAACAATGGTTTTGGTGGTCGTGGTGGTAATCGTAATCGTCGCGACCATGAGAGAGGGGGTAGTTTCTCTCCTAGAAACTACCCTCGGCAGCCGATGCTACCCCAGCCACCTCAGCAACAACAGCCAGGCATCTACCAGTCTGGACCTTTTCCtcgaccaccgccgccgccaccccctGCACATTTTATGGTGCCGCAGCCTTTTGTGCCATATGTTCCACACTTTGCTTACACTG CTGATATGCAAGGTTACCCTATCTACCTCCCACCAGTGGAGCAATTCCAGAACATGCACCTTGTCCGGCCGCCAATGCAGCCAATATGGGTTCCCCAAGATGACCAGAATCTCCAAAAGGATATCCGTACGCAGATAGAATTCTATTTTAG CACTAATAATCTGTGTCATGACACATACTTGAGGAGACACATGAATGATCAAGGATGGGTACCCATTGAACTAATCACGCAATTTAACAGG ATGAGGAGATTTACATACTTTGTAGACACCAACTATATACTAGATGCTGTTCGTGGGTCAGAGCTAGTAGAAGTGCAG GGAAATACTGTCCGAAGGCGCAATGATTGGCCAGAGTGGTTACTTCATTAA
- the LOC102706125 gene encoding probable aquaporin PIP2-7, which translates to MASKEEVAVETAEGGAPAKAPYWDPPPAPLLDTSELGKWSLYRALIAEFMATLIFLYVSIATVIGYKNQKATVDTCTGVGYLGVAWSFGATIFVLVYCTGGVSGGHINPAVTLGLFFGRKLSLVRTVLYVVAQCLGAICGAGIVKGIMKHPYNSLGGGANTVSDGYTAAGALGAEIVGTFILVYTVFSATDPKRTARDSFIPVLVPLPIGFAVFVVHLATIPITGTGINPARSLGAAVLYNQPKAWNDHWIFWVGPVIGAFVAAVYHKLVLRGEAAKALSSFRSTSVTA; encoded by the exons ATGGCGTcgaaggaggaggtggcggtggagacggcGGAGGGGGGAGCGCCGGCGAAGGCGCCGTACTGggacccgccgccggcgccgctgctggACACGAGCGAGCTGGGTAAGTGGTCGCTGTACAGGGCGCTGATCGCGGAGTTCATGGCGACGCTCATCTTCCTGTACGTGAGCATCGCGACCGTCATCGGGTACAAGAACCAGAAGGCGACGGTGGACACGTGCACCGGCGTCGGGTACCTCGGCGTGGCGTGGTCGTTCGGCGCCACCATCTTCGTCCTCGTCTACTGCACCGGCGGCGTGTCGGGGGGCCACATCAACCCGGCGGTGACCCTGGGCCTCTTCTTCGGGAGGAAGCTGTCGCTGGTCCGCACGGTGCTCTACGTCGTGGCGCAGTGCCTCGGCGCCATCTGCGGCGCCGGCATCGTCAAGGGCATCATGAAGCACCCCTACAActccctcggcggcggcgccaacaCGGTCAGCGACGGCtacaccgccgccggcgccctcgGCGCGGAGATCGTCGGCACCTTCATCCTCGTCTACACCGTCTTCTCCGCCACCGACCCCAAGCGCACCGCCCGCGACTCCTTCATCCCC GTGTTGGTGCCGCTGCCGATAGGGTTCGCCGTGTTCGTGGTGCACCTGGCGACGATACCGATCACCGGGACGGGCATCAACCCGGCGAGgagcctcggcgccgccgtgctctACAACCAGCCCAAAGCTTGGAACGACCAc TGGATCTTCTGGGTGGGGCCGGTGATCGGGGCGTTCGTGGCGGCGGTGTACCACAAGCTCGTGCTGCGCGGCGAGGCCGCCAAGGCGCTCAGCTCGTTCAGGAGCACCAGCGTCACGGCGTGa